The following proteins come from a genomic window of Achromobacter sp. AONIH1:
- the apbC gene encoding iron-sulfur cluster carrier protein ApbC, with protein sequence MSITIEHIRAALRGAQDPNTGLDLGVSVKDRDIQLQGGRVALTLELGYPADAFKDQVRGIAVAALAAAGAPDAQVSVTWKVAAHAVQKGLKPLPNVRNIIAVASGKGGVGKSTTAVNLALALAAEGAKVGLLDADIYGPSVPTMLGVSGRPESRDNKSMEPLEGHGLQANSIGFLIDADSPAIWRGPMVTQALEQLLRQTNWRDLDYLIVDMPPGTGDVALTLAQKVPVVGAVIVTTPQDVALLDARKGLRMFQKVEVPILGVVENMAIHICSQCGHAEHIFGEGGGRRMAEQYGTPWLGSLPLTLAIREQTDAGQPTVVSDPGSEAAALYRGIARKLAASVAALPRDMAGKFPSIVVQQPT encoded by the coding sequence ATGAGTATAACGATAGAACACATCCGCGCCGCGTTGCGGGGCGCGCAAGACCCGAATACCGGCCTGGATCTGGGCGTATCTGTAAAAGATCGTGACATTCAACTGCAGGGCGGCCGGGTCGCCCTGACGCTGGAACTGGGCTATCCCGCCGACGCCTTCAAGGATCAGGTGCGCGGCATCGCCGTCGCGGCGCTGGCCGCCGCCGGCGCGCCCGACGCCCAGGTCTCTGTGACCTGGAAGGTCGCGGCGCACGCGGTGCAGAAGGGCTTGAAGCCGCTGCCGAACGTGCGCAACATCATCGCCGTGGCTTCCGGCAAGGGCGGCGTGGGCAAGAGCACCACCGCCGTGAACCTGGCGCTGGCCCTGGCGGCCGAGGGCGCCAAGGTGGGGCTGCTGGACGCCGACATCTACGGCCCCAGCGTGCCGACCATGCTGGGCGTGTCGGGCCGGCCCGAAAGCCGCGACAACAAGAGCATGGAGCCGCTCGAGGGCCATGGCCTGCAGGCCAATTCCATCGGCTTCCTGATCGACGCGGATTCCCCGGCGATCTGGCGCGGCCCCATGGTCACGCAGGCGCTCGAACAACTGCTGCGCCAGACCAACTGGCGCGACCTGGACTACCTGATCGTCGACATGCCGCCCGGCACCGGCGACGTGGCGCTGACGCTGGCGCAGAAGGTGCCGGTGGTGGGCGCGGTCATTGTCACCACGCCCCAGGACGTGGCGCTGCTGGACGCGCGCAAGGGCCTGCGCATGTTCCAGAAGGTCGAGGTGCCCATCCTGGGCGTCGTCGAGAACATGGCCATCCACATCTGCTCGCAATGCGGCCATGCCGAGCACATCTTCGGCGAAGGCGGCGGCCGGCGCATGGCCGAGCAGTACGGCACGCCCTGGCTGGGCAGCCTGCCGCTCACGCTGGCGATCCGCGAGCAGACCGATGCGGGCCAGCCCACCGTGGTTTCCGACCCCGGCAGCGAGGCTGCGGCCCTGTACCGCGGCATCGCCCGCAAACTGGCGGCAAGCGTTGCGGCGCTGCCCCGCGACATGGCGGGCAAGTTCCCCTCCATCGTCGTGCAACAGCCGACCTGA